TGGACCACTATCTCCGCCTCCGTGGTCAACAGAAACCCACCGGCGGCACCATCAAGCTGGTCGATGACCCCGGATATCTTCTCATTCGCCAGCTATTCGCGCAGGGCCTGCAGGTGGCCGACCTCGGCTACGGGGAGGATAAACGCGTCCCTGTCAGCTCCGGTTTTCCGCGCCCGGAAGTGATGCCGTACGACACGCCACCGCAACTGAACAAAGGGGGGGAGGCACTCATGGCTGCCTTGGACCGGGTATTTACGCCTGAGGAGCTGGCTACCTTTGCCCGGACGACGGTCACCGTCTTGGTGAACGAGAAGGGGCAGGCCGAGGAAGTGCGCATCACACCCCCGGTGAGCCAGGAGATGCGTAGACGCTGGCTCCGTGCACTGAAGCTCCTGCGCTGGCAGCCGGCAACCTTGCACGGCAAAGGCGTACGCGCCTGGACGGTGCTGCCCATAGGCGAGATGCTGAAGTGAATAGCGCCGAGCCGAGAACTCCGGTTCGACCACAAGGCATCAAAGTCACCTCGAAAACCTTTTGCTTTTTTCGCGCGGTTTCATAGATTTCTACGTCGAATGAGGACTGGTATGAAAGGGAAGGCATTCACTAAGGCGAGGAGAGCATGATGGGTCAGGTGGGCACGGAGAGGACATACGAGCAACTGCAAGCAGAGTTTGCCCATTGGGAAAAGATAAAGGACATGGTCGACCAGTGCATCGATTTCATGCTCAATCTGCGGCAGAGTGGTCACCCGGGCGGCTCGCGATCCAAGGTACACGCCTTCTTGGTCACCGCGCTGAGCGGAGTCATGCGCTGGGATCCCCGCCATCCAGAGAAGCGCTTTGCCGACCGCTTCATCCTGGTGGGTGGTCACACCAACCCGCTGGTGTACGCTGCGCTGGCGGTGCTCAATGAAGCCTTGCGGCGCAAGTACGAACGCACCAAGGACAAGCGCTACCTGATTCCGGATGCACAGAAGCGGGCGGTCTTATACGAAGACCTGCTGACCCTCCGCCGGCGCGGCGGATTGCCCGGCCACGCTGAGATGGCCGGCAAGACTCTTTTCTTCAAGTTCAATACTGGGCCCTCGGCGCACGGTTCCCCAGTGGCCGCCGGCCAGGCACTGGCCCTCAAGCTGGCCGGAGCCGAGGACGTCCGCGTGTTTGCCATGGAGGGCGATGGTGGCCTCACCCCAGGCGCGGCCCACGAGACCCAGAACAACGCCTATGGCCTGGGGCTCAACAACCTCTTCTACCTCATCGACTGGAACGACTTTGGCATCGACGATCATCGGATCAGTTCGATTGTCCACGGATCTCCGCAGGACTGGTTTGCCGCCCACGGTTGGCGGGTAATGGGCACAGAACAGGGCATGGAATGGGGCCCGGTAGCGAGGACGATCGTAGAGCTGGTCTACGGGGACAACCCCCGCAAGCTGCCCAACGCCGCCTGGTTCAAGACGCGCAAGGGGCGCGGCTACGGGATCTTTGACAACAAATCCCACGGCATGCCGCACACGCCCATGAACAGTCCTGTCTTCTGGGAGTGGCGGAAAGAGTTCATGGAGCGCTATGGCATCAGCTTCGATGGCTATGGCAGCCCGGCGCCGGCCACGGAAGAAGAGCGGCGGGAGCAGACACGCCGCAACCTGCGCCACGTCATGGAGGTGTACGATCAAGACCCCGCGCTGGTCGACTATGTGGCCGACCGACTCGTCGAGCTCGGTGATTCCATCCCCGAGGACAAGCCCTCGCTCCGCTTTTCCTTCGCGCAGAACCCGACCACCGATCCGGTGATCACCGATTATCGCCACTACCCGGCGGAACTCTTTGCCAAGCCTGGTGAAAAGCTCCCCAATCGTGCGGCTCTGGCCAAGTTCGGTGCCTGGGTCAACGCCTACACGCACGAGAAGTACGGCCGACCGCTGTTCATCGCCATGTCCGCTGACCTGGCCGAGTCGACGAACATCGCGGGGTTTGCGAAAAAGTGGGGCGACTTCCCCGGCTTTGGCGTCTACAACCGCGACACAAACCTAACTGGTGCACTGCTCCCGCAGGCGATCACGGAATTTGCCAACGCAGGAATCTGCGCCGGACTGGCCTGCGTAAACCTTGCCCGCGATCCCTTTGCAGAGTTCAACGGCTTCTACGGTGCCTGTTCCACGTATGGCTCCTTTGTCTATCTCAAGTACGGGCCACTGCGCTTGCTCAGCCAGCTCGCCCAGGACTGTGAGATCAAGATCGGCAAGGTGCTCTGGGTAGTTGGTCATTCTGGCCCGGAGACGGCGGATGACTCCCGCACCCACTTTGGCATCTTTGCTCCAGGAGTGACGCAGCTCTTCCCAGAGGGACAGGTGATCAACGTCTATCCTTGGGAGCACAATGAGGTGCCGGTGGTGATCGGGGCGGCCCTTGCCACCAACGTGCACATCATCGCGCTCCATCTCACACGTCCGCCTATCGAGATACCCGACCGTGAGGCGCTTGGCATCCCGTCCTTCTTTGAGGCCGCGAAAGGGGCGTACGTGCTTCGCGATTACGTCCCCGGGCAGAAGGTTGGCGGCACAATCTTCGTGCAGGGCACCAGCACCACTTCCAATGTCATCAAGATTCTCCCAGAGCTCGCCCGGGAGAAGCTGAACGTCAAGATTGTCGCTGCCATCAGTCCGGAGCTCTTCCGCTTGCTACCGGCCTCCTACCGAGAGTCGGTGGTTTCTGCAGGCGAGTGGCTTGATTCCACGGTCATCACCAATGCCGCGCGGCGGGGCATGTACGATTGGATCGCCCATCGCGTGGCCGTCGAATACGCCATGTCGGCCGACTGGGACAACCGCTGGCGCACGGGTGGCACCGTGGACGAAGTGTGCGACGAGGCGCACATCTCGCCGGAATGGCTGCTCACGGGCATCGAGCGCTTTGTGCGGGACCGGGAGAAGCGACTCCGCGCCATCCGGGATGCGGCC
The genomic region above belongs to Calditrichota bacterium and contains:
- a CDS encoding transketolase; translation: MQAEFAHWEKIKDMVDQCIDFMLNLRQSGHPGGSRSKVHAFLVTALSGVMRWDPRHPEKRFADRFILVGGHTNPLVYAALAVLNEALRRKYERTKDKRYLIPDAQKRAVLYEDLLTLRRRGGLPGHAEMAGKTLFFKFNTGPSAHGSPVAAGQALALKLAGAEDVRVFAMEGDGGLTPGAAHETQNNAYGLGLNNLFYLIDWNDFGIDDHRISSIVHGSPQDWFAAHGWRVMGTEQGMEWGPVARTIVELVYGDNPRKLPNAAWFKTRKGRGYGIFDNKSHGMPHTPMNSPVFWEWRKEFMERYGISFDGYGSPAPATEEERREQTRRNLRHVMEVYDQDPALVDYVADRLVELGDSIPEDKPSLRFSFAQNPTTDPVITDYRHYPAELFAKPGEKLPNRAALAKFGAWVNAYTHEKYGRPLFIAMSADLAESTNIAGFAKKWGDFPGFGVYNRDTNLTGALLPQAITEFANAGICAGLACVNLARDPFAEFNGFYGACSTYGSFVYLKYGPLRLLSQLAQDCEIKIGKVLWVVGHSGPETADDSRTHFGIFAPGVTQLFPEGQVINVYPWEHNEVPVVIGAALATNVHIIALHLTRPPIEIPDREALGIPSFFEAAKGAYVLRDYVPGQKVGGTIFVQGTSTTSNVIKILPELAREKLNVKIVAAISPELFRLLPASYRESVVSAGEWLDSTVITNAARRGMYDWIAHRVAVEYAMSADWDNRWRTGGTVDEVCDEAHISPEWLLTGIERFVRDREKRLRAIRDAA